One segment of Desulfosudis oleivorans Hxd3 DNA contains the following:
- a CDS encoding FprA family A-type flavoprotein, with product MAAFEIAKGIYSVGAVDWNGRDFHGYSTLAGTTYNAFLIVDEKIALVDTVKSGFTDQLLANIAQVVDPKKIDLVISNHTEMDHSGGLPRVMHYIGEDKPLYLSKMGLKNHSLHFRQKWNYQVVENGQELSLGKRTVQFLETRMLHWPDSMFSYLKEDKILFSSDAFGQHYAGPERFDDEIGDAIFPHAKKYFANILLLYTEKIKKLIDTVTQMGLEFKMICPDHGIIWRKDPGAIISAYAKWSDHPADNKAVVVYDSMWHSTQSMAEKIAEGLAAEGVVAKPMHLRASDRSEVMTEVLDAGAVIVGSPTLNNNVFPTVMDFLVYMKGLKPKNKIGAAFGSYGWSGESVKDIHDTLESMKFAMPEPGLKIQYVPDEDGLAACVEFGRKIAKALKAGQ from the coding sequence AACGGGCGGGATTTTCACGGCTACTCCACCCTGGCCGGAACCACCTACAACGCCTTTCTGATCGTCGACGAAAAGATTGCCCTGGTGGACACAGTCAAAAGCGGGTTTACCGACCAGCTGCTGGCCAACATCGCCCAGGTCGTAGACCCGAAAAAGATCGACCTGGTCATCAGCAATCACACCGAGATGGACCACTCTGGAGGCCTGCCCCGGGTGATGCATTACATCGGTGAAGACAAGCCCCTGTACCTGTCTAAAATGGGCCTCAAAAACCACAGCCTTCACTTCCGGCAGAAGTGGAACTACCAGGTGGTGGAAAACGGCCAGGAACTGAGCCTGGGCAAACGCACCGTTCAGTTCCTTGAAACCCGGATGCTTCACTGGCCGGACAGCATGTTTTCCTATTTAAAAGAAGACAAGATTCTTTTTTCCAGTGACGCCTTTGGCCAGCACTATGCCGGGCCGGAACGGTTTGACGATGAAATCGGCGACGCCATTTTCCCCCATGCCAAAAAGTATTTTGCCAATATTCTGCTGCTCTACACCGAAAAGATCAAAAAACTCATCGACACCGTGACACAGATGGGGCTGGAATTTAAAATGATCTGCCCGGACCACGGTATTATCTGGAGAAAAGACCCGGGGGCCATCATCTCGGCTTATGCGAAGTGGAGCGACCATCCGGCGGACAACAAGGCCGTGGTGGTGTATGACTCCATGTGGCACAGCACCCAGTCCATGGCTGAAAAAATAGCAGAGGGCCTGGCCGCCGAAGGCGTTGTGGCAAAGCCCATGCACCTGCGCGCCTCGGACCGCAGCGAAGTAATGACCGAGGTGCTGGATGCCGGGGCCGTGATCGTGGGCTCCCCTACCCTCAACAACAACGTGTTCCCAACGGTCATGGACTTCCTGGTTTACATGAAGGGCCTCAAACCGAAAAACAAGATCGGCGCGGCCTTTGGCTCCTACGGCTGGAGCGGCGAATCGGTAAAAGACATTCACGACACCCTTGAATCGATGAAATTTGCCATGCCCGAGCCGGGGTTGAAGATTCAATATGTGCCGGATGAAGACGGACTGGCCGCATGCGTGGAATTCGGCCGCAAAATCGCAAAAGCGTTAAAGGCGGGGCAATAA
- a CDS encoding ferredoxin, protein MKQPVVELSDCILCEVCREVCPSVFRLNDAGYIEVADLTVYPEAEVNEAIANCPAGCIAWM, encoded by the coding sequence ATGAAACAGCCGGTGGTGGAGCTGTCGGACTGCATCCTGTGCGAGGTGTGCCGAGAAGTGTGTCCCTCGGTGTTTCGGTTAAACGACGCGGGCTATATCGAGGTGGCCGACCTGACCGTCTACCCCGAGGCCGAGGTGAACGAGGCCATTGCCAACTGCCCGGCGGGCTGTATTGCCTGGATGTAA